A single window of Streptomyces aquilus DNA harbors:
- a CDS encoding dolichyl-phosphate-mannose--protein mannosyltransferase — MTSTASSMDSTDTRQDQTPQDQRPSWQQRLRRFGYSAGPRSDVRDRLVPPYTRPDPRMWAALGLPKTLTDWLGRWSGWGGPLLVTLFAGVLRFWHLGSPKAVIFDETYYAKDAWAIVHRGFEVSWDKNANDVILDVGSKVKIPADAAYVVHPPVGKYVIGLGELMFGFDPFGWRFMTALLGTLSVLMLCRIGRRIFRSTFLGCLAGALMAVDGLAFVMARTSLLDGVLMFFVLAAFGCLVVDRDRTREKLAAALPVDADGHARPDRHVAETTRFGRRPWRWLAGLMLGLAIGTKWNGLYIMAAFCVMAVLWDVGSRKVAGARHPYVAVLKHDLGLTFLATIPVAIATYLLSWLGWILSPTDGTGGYYRNWAATDGKDSSWSWLFPDWWRSLWHYEHQVYEFHVGLNSPHTYQSNPWSWIVDGRPVSYFYESPAAGKDGCPVDATEKCAREVLAIGTPLLWWAAAFAVLYVLWRWFFRRDWRAGAIACGIAAGYLPWFMYQERTIFFFYAVVFLPFLCLAVAMMLGALVGPPGSSDTRRVAGATGAGVLVLLIAWNFIYFWPLYTGTAIPIDDWRSRMWLDTWV, encoded by the coding sequence GTGACCAGTACAGCGTCGTCCATGGACTCCACGGACACCCGGCAGGACCAGACGCCGCAGGACCAGCGGCCGTCCTGGCAGCAGCGGCTGCGCCGTTTCGGCTACTCGGCCGGACCGAGAAGCGATGTCCGGGACCGGCTGGTGCCGCCGTACACCCGGCCCGACCCGCGCATGTGGGCGGCGCTCGGCCTGCCGAAGACGCTGACCGACTGGCTCGGGCGCTGGTCCGGCTGGGGCGGCCCGCTGCTCGTCACGCTCTTCGCGGGCGTGCTCCGGTTCTGGCACCTGGGCAGCCCCAAGGCGGTGATATTCGACGAGACGTACTACGCCAAGGATGCGTGGGCGATCGTCCACCGCGGCTTCGAGGTGTCCTGGGACAAGAACGCCAACGACGTCATCCTCGACGTCGGCAGCAAGGTCAAGATCCCCGCCGACGCGGCCTATGTGGTGCATCCGCCGGTCGGCAAGTACGTCATCGGGCTCGGCGAGCTGATGTTCGGGTTCGACCCGTTCGGCTGGCGGTTCATGACGGCGCTGCTGGGCACGCTGTCGGTCCTGATGCTGTGCCGGATCGGCCGCCGGATCTTCCGCTCGACGTTCCTCGGCTGCCTCGCGGGCGCGCTGATGGCGGTGGACGGGCTGGCGTTCGTGATGGCCCGCACCTCGCTGCTCGACGGCGTGCTGATGTTCTTCGTGCTGGCCGCGTTCGGCTGCCTGGTCGTCGACCGGGACCGGACGCGCGAGAAGCTCGCCGCCGCGCTGCCGGTCGACGCGGACGGGCACGCCCGCCCGGACCGGCACGTCGCGGAGACCACCCGGTTCGGCCGGCGCCCCTGGCGCTGGCTGGCGGGCCTGATGCTGGGCCTGGCCATCGGCACCAAGTGGAACGGCCTGTACATCATGGCCGCGTTCTGCGTCATGGCCGTGCTGTGGGACGTCGGCTCCCGCAAGGTGGCCGGCGCCCGCCACCCGTACGTCGCCGTCCTCAAGCACGACCTGGGCCTCACCTTCCTGGCGACGATCCCGGTCGCGATCGCCACCTACCTGCTGTCCTGGCTCGGCTGGATCCTCTCCCCGACCGACGGCACCGGCGGCTACTACCGCAACTGGGCCGCGACCGACGGCAAGGACAGCAGCTGGTCCTGGCTGTTCCCCGACTGGTGGCGCAGCCTGTGGCACTACGAGCACCAGGTCTACGAGTTCCATGTGGGCCTCAACTCCCCGCACACCTACCAGTCCAACCCGTGGAGCTGGATCGTCGACGGCCGCCCGGTGTCGTACTTCTACGAGTCCCCGGCCGCCGGCAAGGACGGCTGCCCGGTCGACGCGACGGAGAAGTGCGCGCGCGAGGTCCTCGCGATCGGCACACCGCTGCTGTGGTGGGCGGCGGCCTTCGCGGTGCTGTACGTGCTGTGGCGCTGGTTCTTCCGCCGGGACTGGCGCGCGGGCGCCATCGCCTGCGGCATCGCGGCCGGCTATCTGCCCTGGTTCATGTACCAGGAACGGACGATCTTCTTCTTCTACGCCGTCGTCTTCCTGCCGTTCCTGTGCCTGGCCGTGGCGATGATGCTCGGCGCGCTCGTCGGACCGCCCGGCTCGAGCGACACCCGGCGGGTGGCGGGGGCGACCGGGGCGGGCGTGCTGGTGCTGCTGATCGCCTGGAACTTCATCTACTTCTGGCCCCTGTACACCGGGACCGCCATCCCGATCGACGACTGGCGTTCACGGATGTGGCTGGATACCTGGGTCTAG
- a CDS encoding TatD family hydrolase has translation MPSNSSAASDKNAAPPLPEPLRVPVADSHTHLDMQSGTVEEALAKAASVGVTTVVQVGCDIKGSQWAARTAAQYDAVHATVALHPNEAPRIVHGDPDGWSRQGARQPGGAQALDAALAEIDRLAALPQVKGVGETGLDYFRTGPEGKEAQERSFRAHIEIAKRHGKALVIHDRDAHDDVLRVLKEEGAPERTVFHCYSGDAEMAEVCAREGYFMSFAGNVTFKNAQNLRDAVAVAPLELLLVETDAPFLTPVPYRGRPNAPYLIPVTVRALAAVRGIDEDALATALAANTARAFGY, from the coding sequence ATGCCTTCGAATTCCTCCGCAGCTTCCGACAAGAACGCGGCACCGCCGCTCCCGGAGCCCCTGCGGGTGCCGGTCGCCGACTCCCACACCCACCTCGACATGCAGTCGGGGACGGTGGAGGAGGCGCTCGCGAAGGCAGCGTCGGTGGGCGTGACCACGGTGGTGCAGGTCGGCTGCGACATCAAGGGCTCGCAGTGGGCCGCGCGGACGGCGGCACAGTACGACGCCGTCCACGCGACCGTCGCCCTGCACCCCAACGAGGCGCCGCGCATCGTCCACGGCGACCCCGACGGCTGGTCGCGGCAGGGCGCCCGGCAGCCGGGGGGCGCGCAGGCGCTCGACGCGGCGCTCGCCGAGATCGACCGGCTCGCGGCGCTGCCCCAGGTGAAGGGCGTCGGCGAGACCGGCCTCGACTACTTCCGCACCGGCCCCGAGGGCAAGGAGGCGCAGGAGCGCTCCTTCCGCGCCCACATCGAGATCGCCAAGCGGCACGGCAAGGCCCTCGTCATCCACGACCGCGACGCCCACGACGACGTCCTGCGCGTGCTGAAGGAGGAGGGCGCGCCGGAGCGGACGGTGTTCCACTGCTACTCCGGGGACGCGGAGATGGCCGAAGTGTGCGCGCGCGAGGGCTACTTCATGTCCTTCGCCGGCAACGTCACCTTCAAGAACGCCCAGAACCTGCGGGACGCGGTGGCGGTGGCCCCGCTGGAGCTGCTCCTGGTGGAGACCGACGCGCCCTTCCTGACGCCGGTGCCGTACCGCGGACGGCCCAACGCGCCCTACCTGATTCCGGTCACGGTGCGGGCGCTGGCCGCGGTGCGCGGCATCGACGAGGACGCCCTGGCCACGGCCCTCGCCGCCAACACGGCACGCGCGTTCGGCTACTGA
- a CDS encoding resuscitation-promoting factor — protein MSNSQYQTYEPYGAAYDPHSAETLAYGVQTAPTPPMPVAYEEPMPVAYEDTYRPAYDLPGAPAPASAPEPASRAGASRRAARRRKMRGAERADSTMRRLLPQALVVAFLAGGTTAFVAKDKAIELNVDGKPRTLHTFADDVTELLAEEGVDVGAHDVVAPAPGTALSSGDEIAVHYGRPVRLTIDGQRREVWTTAHTVEGALKQFGVRAEGAYLSAARSQRIGREGLALDVRTERAVTVMADGRSRTVRTNAATVREVIEEAGITLRGQDTTSVAPGSFPRDGQTVTVLRITGTKEVREETIPFRVERREDASLFKGTEVVEQAGREGVRQVTYSLRTVNGVKQKPRRIRTAVVREPRAQVVKVGTKPLPTSVQGADGLNWQGLATCESGGRPNAVDPSGTYGGLYQFDTRTWQSLGGSGRPQDAPAAEQTFRAKKLYVRRGASPWPHCGRRLHG, from the coding sequence GTGAGCAACTCCCAGTACCAGACGTACGAGCCGTACGGCGCGGCCTACGACCCGCACAGCGCGGAGACGCTGGCGTACGGCGTGCAGACCGCGCCGACCCCGCCGATGCCGGTGGCGTACGAGGAGCCGATGCCGGTCGCGTACGAGGACACGTACCGGCCCGCCTACGACCTGCCCGGCGCACCCGCGCCCGCGTCGGCGCCCGAGCCCGCCTCGCGCGCCGGAGCGAGTCGGCGGGCCGCGCGCCGGCGGAAGATGCGGGGCGCCGAGCGCGCGGACAGCACCATGCGCCGACTGCTGCCGCAGGCGCTGGTCGTCGCGTTCCTCGCGGGCGGGACCACCGCGTTCGTCGCCAAGGACAAGGCGATCGAGCTGAACGTCGACGGCAAACCGCGCACCCTGCACACCTTCGCGGACGACGTGACCGAGCTGCTCGCCGAGGAGGGCGTCGACGTGGGGGCGCACGACGTGGTCGCGCCCGCCCCCGGGACGGCGCTCAGCAGCGGCGACGAGATCGCCGTGCACTACGGGCGCCCCGTCCGGCTCACGATCGACGGGCAGCGGCGCGAGGTGTGGACGACGGCGCACACGGTGGAGGGGGCGCTCAAACAGTTCGGGGTGCGCGCGGAGGGCGCGTATCTGTCGGCCGCACGCTCCCAGCGCATCGGGCGCGAGGGGCTCGCGCTGGACGTACGCACCGAGCGCGCGGTCACCGTCATGGCCGACGGACGGTCCCGGACCGTCCGCACCAACGCGGCGACCGTGCGGGAGGTGATCGAGGAGGCCGGCATCACGCTGCGCGGGCAGGACACCACGTCGGTCGCGCCGGGGAGCTTCCCGCGCGACGGGCAGACGGTGACCGTCCTGCGGATCACCGGCACCAAGGAGGTCCGCGAGGAGACGATCCCGTTCCGGGTCGAGCGCCGTGAGGACGCCTCGCTGTTCAAGGGCACGGAGGTCGTCGAGCAGGCCGGACGGGAAGGGGTGCGGCAGGTCACGTACTCCCTGCGCACCGTCAACGGCGTCAAGCAGAAGCCGCGGCGGATCAGGACCGCGGTGGTGCGCGAGCCGCGGGCGCAGGTGGTGAAGGTGGGGACCAAGCCGCTGCCGACGTCCGTGCAGGGAGCGGACGGGCTGAACTGGCAGGGCCTCGCGACGTGCGAGTCCGGGGGCCGGCCGAACGCGGTGGACCCCTCGGGGACGTACGGCGGGCTGTACCAGTTCGACACCCGCACCTGGCAGAGCCTCGGCGGCAGCGGCCGCCCCCAGGACGCCCCGGCGGCGGAACAGACGTTCCGGGCGAAGAAGCTGTACGTAAGGCGGGGAGCGAGCCCCTGGCCGCACTGCGGGCGGCGGCTGCACGGCTGA
- a CDS encoding energy-coupling factor ABC transporter permease, translating into MHVPDGFIDAPVSAATGVVAATAVAVSLRGARRELDERTAPLAGLVAAFIFAVQMLNFPVAAGTSGHLLGGALAAILVGPYTGVLCVSVVLLMQGILFADGGLTALGVNITDMAVVTTVVAYAVFRALVKVLPRGRRSITVASFAAALLSVPAAAVAFTLIYWVGGTTDVSIGKVTTAMVGVHVLIGIGEATITALTVGAVVAVRPDLVYGARDLRQRLKLRVNGALVDAPDPVAVPVAARSHRKVWLAGLVTSLVLAGGVSFYASASPDGLEKVAADQGIDQKTEKHASADSPLADYGVKDVDDARLSGGLAGVIGVGVTVVAGSAVFWAVRRRRTADDASPVSAGV; encoded by the coding sequence GTGCATGTGCCTGACGGATTCATAGACGCCCCCGTGTCCGCCGCCACCGGAGTGGTCGCCGCGACCGCCGTCGCCGTGAGCCTGCGCGGCGCGCGCCGCGAGCTCGACGAGCGGACCGCGCCGCTGGCGGGGCTCGTGGCGGCGTTCATCTTCGCCGTGCAGATGCTCAACTTCCCCGTCGCCGCGGGCACCAGCGGCCACCTCCTGGGCGGTGCCCTCGCGGCGATCCTCGTCGGCCCCTACACCGGCGTGCTGTGCGTCTCCGTGGTGCTGCTCATGCAGGGCATCCTCTTCGCGGACGGCGGGCTGACCGCGCTCGGCGTGAACATCACGGACATGGCGGTGGTGACGACGGTCGTGGCCTACGCCGTCTTCCGCGCCCTGGTGAAGGTGCTGCCGCGGGGGCGCCGGTCGATCACGGTGGCCTCCTTCGCCGCCGCGCTGCTGTCCGTCCCGGCCGCGGCCGTCGCCTTCACGCTGATCTACTGGGTCGGCGGCACCACCGACGTCTCCATCGGCAAGGTCACCACCGCGATGGTCGGCGTGCACGTCCTGATCGGCATCGGCGAGGCCACGATCACCGCGCTGACGGTCGGCGCCGTCGTCGCCGTACGCCCGGACCTCGTGTACGGCGCCCGTGACCTGCGCCAGCGGCTCAAGCTGCGGGTCAACGGCGCACTCGTCGACGCGCCCGACCCGGTGGCCGTCCCCGTCGCCGCCCGCTCGCACCGCAAGGTGTGGCTGGCCGGACTGGTCACCTCCCTCGTCCTCGCGGGCGGCGTCAGCTTCTACGCCTCCGCCAGCCCCGACGGCCTGGAAAAGGTCGCCGCCGACCAGGGCATCGACCAGAAGACCGAGAAGCACGCCTCCGCCGACTCCCCGCTCGCCGACTACGGCGTCAAGGACGTCGACGACGCCCGGCTCTCCGGCGGTCTCGCGGGCGTGATCGGCGTCGGCGTCACGGTCGTCGCGGGCAGCGCCGTGTTCTGGGCGGTGCGCAGGCGGCGTACGGCCGACGACGCCTCCCCCGTGAGCGCGGGCGTCTGA
- a CDS encoding penicillin-binding transpeptidase domain-containing protein — MGKRRRVAERRRTHRPAVIGGMVAVVVGGAGLAGYVLYGGGAAAEDRTSSTAASGDGKPKVRTGPLSATEVTTATRTFLTSWQQGRVAQAAAVTSDTEAATKLLTGYTKDAHLKDVTLTPGTPTGAKVPFAVKATVSYKGKSKPLSYDSSLTVVRNTTTGKPQVDWHAAVVHPDLKDGDTLVTGESGNPPVKAVDRDGGEITTAKYPSLGSVLDGLREKYGKKAGGKAGVELQVVRGEESKKDKLSDKTLLELSKGTPGTVKTTLSPALQAAAEAQVAKRAQSSVVVLRPSTGEILAVANANKGFNVAFQGSLAPGSTMKVVTSSLLIEKGLASADKPHPCPKYFTYGGWKFQNDDKFSIKGGTFKASFARSCNTAFISQAPKLENDSLTKQAQQVFGLSMNDWAVGVPTFDGSVPVQSQAQMAASLIGQGAVRMNPLNMASVSATVESGVFRQPYLVSPDVDGRTLAKASRTMSSGTLSQLRELMAYTAAYGTAAEAMQGVYGNVGAKTGSAEVDGQKKPNGWFTAYRGDLAAAGVVQAGGHGGDTAGPIVAALLKMGS; from the coding sequence GTGGGCAAGAGAAGGCGCGTCGCCGAGCGACGTAGGACGCATCGTCCCGCCGTGATCGGCGGGATGGTCGCCGTGGTCGTGGGCGGCGCCGGGCTCGCCGGGTACGTGCTGTACGGCGGCGGCGCGGCGGCCGAGGACCGTACGTCCTCGACGGCGGCCTCGGGCGACGGCAAGCCGAAGGTGAGGACGGGCCCGCTGTCCGCGACCGAGGTCACCACCGCGACGCGGACGTTCCTGACGTCCTGGCAGCAGGGCAGGGTCGCCCAGGCCGCGGCCGTCACCAGCGACACCGAGGCGGCCACGAAGCTCCTCACCGGGTACACGAAGGACGCCCACCTCAAGGACGTCACCCTCACCCCCGGCACCCCGACCGGCGCCAAGGTGCCCTTCGCGGTGAAGGCGACGGTGTCGTACAAGGGCAAGTCGAAGCCGCTGTCGTACGACAGCTCGCTCACCGTCGTGCGGAACACCACCACCGGCAAGCCCCAGGTCGACTGGCACGCCGCGGTCGTCCACCCGGATCTGAAGGACGGCGACACCCTGGTCACCGGCGAGTCCGGGAACCCGCCGGTCAAGGCCGTCGACCGGGACGGCGGCGAGATCACCACCGCGAAGTACCCCTCGCTCGGGTCGGTGCTCGACGGGCTGCGGGAGAAGTACGGCAAGAAGGCCGGCGGCAAGGCGGGCGTCGAGCTCCAGGTCGTGCGCGGCGAGGAGTCGAAGAAGGACAAGCTGTCCGACAAGACCCTGCTGGAGCTGAGCAAGGGCACGCCGGGGACGGTGAAGACGACGCTCAGCCCGGCCCTCCAGGCGGCGGCCGAGGCGCAGGTCGCGAAGCGGGCGCAGTCGTCCGTAGTGGTGCTGCGGCCGTCGACCGGCGAGATCCTGGCCGTGGCGAACGCCAACAAGGGCTTCAACGTGGCCTTCCAGGGCTCCCTCGCGCCGGGCTCGACGATGAAGGTCGTCACGTCCTCGCTGCTGATCGAGAAGGGGCTGGCGTCGGCGGACAAGCCGCATCCGTGCCCGAAGTACTTCACGTACGGCGGCTGGAAGTTCCAGAACGACGACAAGTTCTCGATCAAGGGCGGCACCTTCAAGGCGAGCTTCGCCCGCTCCTGCAACACCGCCTTCATCAGCCAGGCGCCGAAGCTGGAGAACGACTCGCTGACCAAGCAGGCCCAGCAGGTCTTCGGCCTGTCCATGAACGACTGGGCGGTCGGCGTGCCCACCTTCGACGGGTCGGTGCCGGTGCAGTCGCAGGCCCAGATGGCGGCCTCGCTGATCGGCCAGGGCGCGGTGCGCATGAACCCGCTGAACATGGCGTCGGTGTCGGCGACCGTCGAGTCGGGCGTCTTCCGGCAGCCGTACCTGGTCTCCCCGGACGTGGACGGCCGCACCCTCGCGAAGGCCTCGCGCACGATGTCCTCGGGCACGCTGAGCCAGCTGCGCGAGCTGATGGCGTACACGGCGGCCTACGGCACGGCGGCGGAGGCGATGCAGGGCGTCTACGGCAACGTCGGCGCCAAGACCGGCTCGGCGGAGGTCGACGGCCAGAAGAAGCCCAACGGCTGGTTCACCGCGTACCGCGGCGACCTCGCCGCGGCCGGCGTCGTCCAGGCGGGCGGCCACGGCGGTGACACGGCCGGGCCGATCGTGGCGGCGCTGCTGAAGATGGGGAGCTAG
- a CDS encoding penicillin-binding transpeptidase domain-containing protein: MNKGVKVTVIGSVFAVMVGGAGYGAFNIVSALNGDGGSGAGGSEVKSGPLGADEVRETSEKFFADWEKGAAAAAAQFTNNNAAAKSLLTSYAEDAHITAVKITPGTAKRTTVPFTVKAKVSYQGKSAPLTYKSSLTVVRGLTTGKPLVDWKPSVVHPELRTDQDSLVTGSSSTPPIEAVDRGGKVLTKDKYPSLGPILDALREKYGPRAGGTPGVELYVRHDGNGAPDTSLLTLSKGKAGKLQTTISASAQAAAEKAVTRYDNSSVVAVKPSTGEVLAVANHRDDGFNAAFEGKVAPGSTMKIITAAMLIDNGVTSMNGPAPCPPDAMWQGQTFHNLKNMQPNENATLANSFMRSCNTAFIKLIDEKPLTDESLTAEAQNKFGLGRDNWKTGISSQDGSVPAVSGPDRAANAIGQGQVTMNPLNMASVTATAITGVFRQPYLVSPKLDDRELATAEGLRSSTVYQLKQMMRLTATQTPGTATGIMQGLGSADIGAKTGSAEVDGNATSNSWFTGFRNDVAAAAMTEQGGHGVDAAGPIVRAVLVAGD, encoded by the coding sequence ATGAACAAGGGGGTCAAGGTCACCGTCATCGGCAGCGTGTTCGCCGTGATGGTGGGTGGGGCCGGGTACGGCGCGTTCAACATCGTGTCCGCGCTGAACGGCGACGGGGGTTCCGGCGCGGGCGGCTCCGAGGTGAAGTCCGGTCCGCTCGGCGCGGACGAGGTCCGGGAGACCTCGGAGAAGTTCTTCGCGGACTGGGAGAAGGGCGCGGCGGCGGCCGCCGCGCAGTTCACCAACAACAACGCGGCGGCGAAGTCGCTGCTGACGTCCTACGCCGAGGACGCGCACATCACCGCCGTGAAGATCACGCCCGGCACGGCGAAGCGGACCACGGTGCCCTTCACCGTGAAGGCGAAGGTGTCGTACCAGGGCAAGTCCGCGCCGCTGACGTACAAGAGCTCCCTGACCGTCGTGCGCGGCCTCACCACCGGCAAGCCGCTGGTCGACTGGAAGCCGTCCGTGGTCCACCCGGAGCTGCGGACGGACCAGGACAGTCTCGTCACCGGCTCCTCGTCCACGCCGCCCATCGAGGCCGTGGACCGGGGCGGCAAGGTACTGACGAAGGACAAGTACCCCTCCCTCGGCCCGATCCTGGACGCCCTGCGCGAGAAGTACGGCCCCAGGGCGGGCGGCACGCCGGGCGTCGAGCTCTACGTCCGCCACGACGGCAACGGCGCCCCCGACACCTCGCTCCTCACGCTCTCCAAGGGCAAGGCGGGCAAGCTGCAGACCACGATCAGCGCGAGCGCGCAGGCCGCCGCCGAGAAGGCGGTGACCCGGTACGACAACTCCTCGGTGGTCGCGGTCAAGCCGAGCACCGGCGAGGTGCTCGCGGTCGCCAACCACCGGGACGACGGCTTCAACGCGGCCTTCGAGGGCAAGGTCGCCCCCGGCTCCACGATGAAGATCATCACCGCGGCGATGCTCATCGACAACGGCGTCACCTCGATGAACGGCCCGGCGCCCTGCCCGCCCGACGCGATGTGGCAGGGGCAGACCTTCCACAACCTCAAGAACATGCAGCCCAACGAGAACGCCACCCTCGCCAACAGCTTCATGCGGTCCTGCAACACGGCCTTCATCAAGCTGATCGACGAGAAGCCGCTGACCGACGAATCGCTGACGGCCGAGGCGCAGAACAAGTTCGGGCTCGGCCGCGACAACTGGAAGACCGGCATCTCCTCCCAGGACGGCAGCGTCCCGGCCGTCAGCGGCCCGGACCGGGCGGCCAACGCCATCGGCCAGGGCCAGGTCACCATGAACCCGCTGAACATGGCGTCCGTGACGGCCACCGCCATCACCGGCGTCTTCCGCCAGCCGTACCTGGTCTCGCCGAAGCTCGACGACCGCGAGCTCGCCACCGCCGAGGGGCTGCGATCGAGCACGGTCTACCAGCTCAAGCAGATGATGCGGCTGACGGCCACGCAGACGCCGGGCACCGCGACGGGCATCATGCAAGGCCTCGGCAGCGCCGACATCGGCGCGAAGACGGGCTCCGCGGAGGTCGACGGCAACGCCACCTCGAACAGCTGGTTCACCGGCTTCCGCAATGATGTGGCGGCGGCCGCGATGACCGAGCAGGGCGGCCACGGTGTCGACGCGGCGGGACCGATCGTGCGGGCCGTCCTGGTGGCGGGAGACTGA
- the rsmI gene encoding 16S rRNA (cytidine(1402)-2'-O)-methyltransferase, producing the protein MTGTLVLAGTPIGDIADAPPRLAAELAAADVVAAEDTRRLRRLTQALGVTPKGRVVSYFEGNEAARTPELVEELVGGARVLLVTDAGMPSVSDPGYRLVAACVEKDVRVTAVPGPSAVLTALALSGLPVDRFCFEGFLPRKAGERLSRLREVAEERRTLVYFEAPHRLDDTLAAMASVFGEERRAAVCRELTKTYEEVKRGPLGELAAWAAEGVRGEITVVVEGAPERGAQDVSAEELVRRVRVREEAGERRKEAIAAVAVEAGLPKREVFDAVVAAKNAGA; encoded by the coding sequence GTGACAGGAACCCTTGTTTTGGCAGGCACCCCCATCGGCGACATCGCGGACGCCCCGCCCCGGCTGGCCGCGGAACTGGCCGCCGCGGACGTGGTCGCCGCCGAGGACACCCGACGGCTGCGGCGCCTCACCCAGGCGCTCGGCGTCACCCCCAAGGGGCGTGTCGTGTCGTACTTCGAGGGCAACGAGGCGGCCCGCACGCCCGAGCTGGTCGAGGAACTCGTCGGCGGCGCGCGCGTGCTGCTGGTGACGGACGCCGGCATGCCCTCGGTGTCGGACCCCGGCTACCGGCTGGTCGCGGCCTGTGTGGAGAAGGACGTCCGCGTCACCGCCGTCCCCGGCCCGTCCGCCGTGCTGACCGCGCTCGCGCTGTCCGGGCTGCCCGTCGACCGGTTCTGCTTCGAGGGGTTCCTGCCCAGGAAGGCGGGGGAGCGGCTGTCGCGGCTGCGGGAGGTCGCCGAGGAGCGGCGCACCCTCGTCTACTTCGAGGCCCCGCACCGGCTCGACGACACCCTCGCCGCGATGGCCTCCGTCTTCGGCGAGGAGCGGCGGGCGGCCGTCTGCCGCGAGCTGACGAAGACGTACGAGGAGGTCAAGCGCGGTCCGCTCGGGGAGCTGGCGGCGTGGGCCGCGGAGGGTGTGCGCGGGGAGATCACCGTCGTCGTGGAGGGGGCGCCCGAGCGGGGCGCGCAGGACGTGAGCGCGGAGGAGCTCGTGCGCCGGGTGCGCGTGCGCGAGGAGGCCGGCGAGCGCCGCAAGGAGGCGATCGCGGCGGTGGCCGTGGAGGCCGGGCTGCCCAAGCGGGAGGTCTTCGACGCGGTCGTCGCGGCCAAGAACGCGGGTGCGTGA
- a CDS encoding SsgA family sporulation/cell division regulator, with protein sequence MSVVEQYARAHIVTDADITVAEPEAVPVVLRYDPDTDPRTVRVGLPGPHEWTFERALLEQGLRAPVEAGDVRVWPCGRVQAVVEFHSTQGVSVVQFESKALLRFLRRTYTATATPVSR encoded by the coding sequence ATGTCCGTAGTCGAGCAGTACGCGCGAGCCCATATCGTCACGGACGCCGACATCACGGTCGCCGAACCCGAGGCCGTCCCCGTCGTCCTGCGCTACGACCCCGACACCGACCCGCGCACCGTGCGCGTCGGCCTGCCCGGCCCGCACGAGTGGACCTTCGAGCGGGCCCTCCTGGAACAGGGCCTGCGGGCGCCGGTCGAGGCCGGGGACGTCAGGGTGTGGCCGTGCGGACGGGTGCAGGCCGTGGTGGAGTTCCACTCCACCCAGGGCGTCTCTGTGGTGCAGTTCGAGTCCAAGGCCCTGCTCAGGTTCCTGCGCCGGACGTACACGGCCACGGCCACTCCCGTGAGCCGTTAG